One Thauera sp. K11 DNA window includes the following coding sequences:
- a CDS encoding STY4528 family pathogenicity island replication protein, translating to MATGGSPRRDGPVALSALFDDALRELVPPTPSAPPAPRGTAPAAQSAPVSDGFLYSGNRHESVPRALFLDRRLTPLERNAWQVFRLQLQSDGVTAFPTYDQLRPFLASMPCAAQASHETVARALTLLRLTRWLSLVRRRRDPKTGRILGNLYVLHDEPLTPFEAMQLDPDYLGLVSQALTHAAKAVQIVGANTLREIAEDPMLNGRTLPTRLQVLAQRMACNEWVDASYPQEPVDHESEEGQDGLLRNLDGPSSDSEAGPKPAPDGSLRNPKEDRTVRKENHSEVRTVPRAKALQHLRLPERLLRLKDEQQSGAMVALQQVDESLRQAVLDEWDARCRNSAVRNPAGYLFGIIQKAIRGEFKAWAGEGGSPSTPPAPPPRPPEPAPSASPPPAPNGPGREAARAYLAKLRSTLGNA from the coding sequence ATGGCGACCGGCGGCTCACCCCGGCGCGATGGCCCCGTGGCGCTGTCGGCACTGTTCGACGACGCGCTGCGCGAACTGGTCCCCCCGACACCATCGGCACCGCCAGCCCCGCGCGGCACTGCCCCTGCGGCGCAGTCCGCGCCGGTCAGCGACGGTTTCCTGTACAGCGGCAACCGGCACGAGAGCGTGCCGCGCGCGCTGTTCCTCGACCGTCGCCTGACGCCGCTGGAGCGCAACGCCTGGCAGGTGTTCCGCCTGCAGCTCCAGAGCGACGGCGTGACGGCTTTCCCGACCTACGACCAGCTCCGGCCCTTTCTTGCCTCAATGCCATGCGCGGCACAAGCCTCGCACGAGACCGTGGCGCGCGCCTTGACGTTGCTGCGGCTGACGCGCTGGCTGAGCCTGGTGCGACGGCGCCGCGACCCGAAGACCGGGCGCATCCTGGGCAACCTCTACGTGCTGCACGACGAACCGCTGACACCCTTCGAGGCGATGCAGCTCGACCCCGACTACCTGGGCCTGGTCAGCCAGGCGCTGACCCATGCCGCGAAGGCGGTGCAAATCGTCGGTGCGAACACCCTGCGCGAGATCGCCGAAGACCCGATGCTCAATGGCCGCACGCTGCCCACGCGCCTACAGGTGCTGGCACAACGCATGGCCTGCAACGAATGGGTCGATGCGAGTTATCCACAAGAGCCTGTGGATCACGAATCCGAAGAAGGCCAGGACGGCCTACTTCGGAATCTCGACGGCCCGTCTTCGGATTCCGAAGCAGGGCCGAAACCCGCGCCAGACGGCTCACTTCGGAATCCGAAGGAGGACCGTACAGTACGTAAAGAAAATCATAGTGAAGTACGTACAGTACCGCGCGCGAAGGCGTTGCAGCACCTGCGCCTGCCCGAGCGCCTGCTGCGCTTGAAGGACGAACAGCAAAGCGGCGCGATGGTGGCCTTGCAGCAGGTGGACGAGTCGCTGCGGCAGGCGGTGCTGGACGAATGGGATGCGCGCTGTCGCAACAGCGCGGTGCGCAACCCGGCCGGCTACCTGTTCGGCATCATCCAGAAGGCGATCCGCGGCGAGTTCAAGGCTTGGGCCGGCGAAGGCGGCTCGCCATCGACGCCGCCTGCGCCGCCGCCACGGCCACCCGAACCGGCTCCTTCTGCATCGCCACCGCCCGCACCTAACGGCCCCGGCCGTGAGGCAGCGCGGGCTTACCTGGCGAAGCTGCGTTCGACGTTGGGCAACGCCTGA
- a CDS encoding ATP-binding protein, translated as MRDISNRCAGNKTFRRRIMVEVYWASQEVFAFYATLGFSAEPNVHHVPTGPRLIGFWAIVAPTWAARACHLSIRRWEAHDMPKSSSLAFGAKTYYRPMEAAIRWCGLLRFEQRILQTLGRRAMPEANEFPRWPLLRLYADRIFDALTHGELAGGRDGIVMDGQRPALDDPQLTVRHVDLKAWMAHYYPGERPGFLFDDIERAVHPVVSVDTLNILLADREATKVQLAELSQVREALRAAHEALAKVQAARGDASDTSREPGLRSETTYLNIIGGLLTLLLGKSPSGTAYSSFHSMDAVVSALLAHHEGRPGLSERTLWSKLAQARRHLEASR; from the coding sequence ATGCGCGATATTTCAAACCGTTGCGCCGGTAACAAGACTTTTCGCAGGCGCATTATGGTGGAGGTGTATTGGGCATCGCAAGAAGTGTTTGCCTTTTATGCGACGCTCGGCTTCAGCGCCGAACCCAACGTTCACCATGTGCCGACCGGCCCGCGCTTGATCGGGTTCTGGGCAATCGTCGCGCCCACGTGGGCTGCGCGCGCTTGCCACTTGTCGATCCGACGATGGGAAGCGCACGACATGCCGAAATCGAGCAGCCTTGCCTTTGGCGCCAAGACTTACTACCGCCCGATGGAGGCGGCAATCCGCTGGTGCGGACTGCTGCGCTTCGAGCAACGCATCTTGCAAACGCTGGGGCGGCGCGCGATGCCGGAGGCCAACGAGTTTCCGCGCTGGCCACTGCTGCGCCTATATGCCGACCGCATCTTCGACGCGCTGACGCATGGCGAGCTGGCCGGCGGCAGGGACGGTATCGTAATGGACGGCCAACGGCCGGCGCTAGATGATCCGCAACTGACCGTGCGCCATGTGGACCTCAAAGCGTGGATGGCCCACTACTACCCCGGCGAGCGGCCGGGTTTTTTGTTTGACGACATCGAACGCGCGGTGCATCCGGTGGTGAGCGTGGACACGCTCAACATCCTGCTGGCCGACCGCGAGGCAACGAAGGTGCAGCTCGCCGAACTCTCGCAGGTGCGCGAGGCGCTGCGAGCCGCGCACGAAGCCTTGGCGAAGGTACAGGCGGCGCGCGGCGATGCCAGCGACACGTCGCGCGAGCCGGGCTTGCGCAGCGAGACGACCTACCTCAATATCATCGGTGGGCTGCTGACCTTGCTGCTGGGCAAGTCGCCCTCGGGCACGGCCTATTCGTCCTTCCACAGCATGGACGCGGTGGTGAGCGCGCTGCTCGCGCACCACGAAGGCCGGCCGGGCCTGAGCGAACGCACGCTGTGGAGCAAGCTCGCGCAGGCGCGGCGCCACCTCGAAGCGTCGCGCTGA
- a CDS encoding ArsR/SmtB family transcription factor: MIYEFTYYNFFIRSTARTKMPPFNKSNLKAPEQLREHAGEACALLKVLANEDRLMLLCQIASARHNVGELEAITGIRQPTLSQQLAVLRQEGLVETEKEGKYVYYRLANDNVVRVMRMLWDIYCAPK, translated from the coding sequence ATGATTTACGAATTTACATATTATAATTTCTTCATTCGTTCAACAGCGAGAACCAAGATGCCACCGTTCAACAAGAGCAACCTAAAAGCGCCCGAGCAGCTGCGTGAGCACGCTGGCGAAGCGTGCGCCTTGCTCAAGGTTCTTGCGAACGAAGACCGCTTGATGCTGTTGTGCCAGATCGCGTCCGCTCGCCACAACGTGGGCGAGCTGGAAGCCATCACCGGCATTCGCCAGCCCACGTTGTCGCAGCAGCTGGCCGTGTTGCGTCAGGAGGGACTGGTCGAGACCGAGAAGGAGGGGAAGTACGTCTACTACCGGCTGGCCAACGACAACGTCGTGCGCGTCATGCGCATGCTCTGGGACATCTACTGCGCCCCGAAGTAA
- a CDS encoding AlpA family transcriptional regulator yields MSSQTTAPVTPAEHRILRRAEVEAKTGFKRAHIYSLMKEGRFPKALRLGVRAVGWDSVEVEQWIADRLNERA; encoded by the coding sequence ATGTCTTCGCAGACGACAGCGCCGGTTACGCCGGCCGAGCACCGCATCCTGCGCCGCGCCGAAGTCGAGGCCAAGACCGGCTTCAAGCGCGCCCACATCTATTCGCTCATGAAGGAGGGCAGGTTCCCAAAGGCGCTGCGCCTGGGCGTGCGCGCCGTGGGATGGGACTCGGTGGAGGTCGAGCAATGGATCGCTGACCGCCTCAACGAGCGCGCCTGA
- a CDS encoding LysR family transcriptional regulator, which translates to MNLRHIEAFVAVAEELHFGRAAKRLHIEQSPLSRRISRLEADLGVTLLHRNGRGVRLTVAGRVFLEDALRVMLACEQAQARVRDAAAGYHGTLRIGLAGDIGRTRLAALLALCRQEAPEVSIRLTEVPLAQLLHGLGVGLFDAGLASVGHVEGEIVVAPLWRDPFLVALPARHPLLAYKEVPLKEVVKYSLVLCDPQVCDGCQQQREHLFRSIGIQPAVAEYVSTHSLMLALVAAGYGVGFSSAAHLEGCTQAEVVARPLAERDVSLTTYLLRPQGDILEPLRQFIDRAERVAGTPVGGDQRLA; encoded by the coding sequence ATGAACTTGCGTCATATCGAGGCATTCGTCGCAGTGGCCGAGGAGCTGCACTTTGGCCGGGCTGCCAAGCGCCTGCACATCGAACAGTCGCCGCTGTCGCGCCGGATCAGCCGGCTGGAGGCGGACCTGGGCGTGACGCTGCTCCACCGCAACGGGCGTGGCGTGCGGCTGACCGTGGCCGGGCGCGTGTTCCTGGAAGATGCGCTGCGCGTGATGCTGGCCTGCGAGCAAGCCCAGGCCCGCGTTCGGGATGCGGCGGCGGGCTATCACGGCACGCTGCGCATCGGCTTGGCAGGCGACATCGGACGCACGCGCCTAGCCGCGCTGCTCGCGCTGTGCCGGCAGGAAGCGCCGGAGGTCAGCATCCGGTTGACGGAGGTACCGCTGGCCCAACTCCTGCACGGATTGGGCGTGGGTCTGTTCGACGCAGGCCTGGCGTCGGTAGGGCATGTGGAGGGCGAAATCGTGGTGGCGCCGCTGTGGCGCGATCCGTTCCTGGTGGCCTTGCCGGCGCGGCATCCGCTGCTGGCGTACAAGGAAGTGCCGCTGAAGGAGGTGGTGAAGTATTCGCTGGTGCTGTGCGACCCGCAGGTGTGTGACGGTTGCCAGCAGCAGCGCGAACACCTGTTCCGATCCATTGGCATTCAGCCAGCAGTGGCGGAGTACGTCAGCACCCATTCGCTGATGCTGGCCCTGGTGGCTGCGGGCTATGGCGTGGGGTTCTCCAGTGCAGCGCATCTCGAAGGCTGCACGCAAGCCGAAGTGGTGGCGCGACCGCTTGCGGAGCGGGACGTTTCGTTGACGACGTATCTGCTGCGGCCACAGGGGGACATCCTGGAACCGTTGCGCCAGTTCATCGACCGCGCGGAGCGTGTGGCAGGCACGCCAGTTGGCGGCGATCAACGCCTGGCATGA
- a CDS encoding DsrE family protein, with the protein MQTTDFVATVFDGTSNPNKVTVTFTMALNALLKGHTATIILMVEAVQLGKPGATAGMAIGKPFEPVADLLAKYLEKGGRIAICGSCMIHNGLTAEQMDPRFEVITAPDVIELLMNARGSLQVT; encoded by the coding sequence ATGCAAACCACTGATTTCGTCGCGACCGTCTTCGACGGCACCAGCAATCCGAACAAGGTCACCGTGACCTTCACTATGGCCCTCAACGCCTTGCTCAAAGGCCACACGGCCACCATCATCCTCATGGTCGAAGCCGTCCAACTCGGCAAGCCCGGGGCCACGGCGGGCATGGCGATCGGCAAGCCGTTCGAGCCCGTGGCAGACCTGCTGGCCAAGTACCTCGAAAAAGGTGGTCGCATCGCCATCTGCGGCTCTTGCATGATTCACAACGGTCTGACGGCCGAGCAGATGGACCCGCGCTTCGAAGTCATCACGGCGCCGGATGTCATCGAGCTGCTCATGAATGCGAGGGGCTCCTTGCAGGTGACCTGA
- a CDS encoding ParA family protein, protein MQVVSIISTKGGVGKTTTAANLGGFAADAGLRVLLLDLDVQPTLSSYFTLAERAPAGIYEMLAYNEQRAEQLVSRTAIAGLDLVLSNDDRGELNTLLLHAPDGRLRLRHLLPTLAPRYDLLLIDTQGARSVLLEMAVLASDLALSPVTPEILAARELRRGTLQLIEDIAPYRHLGIEPPPLHLLINRVHPVSSNARLIQQALRQVFQGQPGVRVLDTDVPAIEAYPRAATRGLPVHRVEYRQPAGRAAPAALDTMRALAGELFPAWQERFALVTGRENAGGAGHGQRA, encoded by the coding sequence ATGCAGGTGGTGTCCATCATTTCGACCAAGGGCGGCGTGGGCAAGACCACGACGGCGGCCAACCTGGGCGGCTTCGCGGCCGACGCCGGGCTGCGCGTGCTGCTGCTGGACCTGGACGTGCAGCCCACACTGTCGAGCTACTTCACGCTGGCCGAGCGCGCGCCGGCCGGCATCTACGAGATGCTGGCCTACAACGAGCAGCGCGCCGAGCAACTGGTATCGCGTACCGCCATCGCCGGGCTGGACCTGGTGCTGTCGAACGACGACCGCGGCGAGCTGAACACGCTGCTGCTGCACGCGCCGGATGGCAGACTGAGGCTGCGCCACCTGCTGCCGACGCTCGCGCCGCGCTACGACCTGCTGCTGATCGACACCCAGGGCGCGCGCAGCGTGCTGCTGGAAATGGCGGTACTGGCCTCGGACCTGGCACTGTCGCCGGTGACCCCGGAAATCCTCGCGGCCCGCGAGCTGCGCCGCGGCACCTTGCAGCTCATCGAGGACATCGCGCCGTACCGGCACCTGGGCATCGAGCCGCCGCCGCTGCACCTGCTCATCAACCGCGTGCATCCGGTGTCGTCGAACGCGCGGCTGATCCAGCAAGCGCTGCGACAGGTGTTCCAGGGGCAGCCTGGCGTGCGCGTGCTGGACACCGACGTGCCGGCGATCGAGGCGTATCCGCGCGCAGCGACGCGAGGCTTGCCGGTGCACCGCGTGGAGTACCGCCAGCCGGCGGGCCGCGCCGCACCCGCGGCACTGGACACCATGCGCGCGCTGGCCGGCGAGCTTTTCCCGGCGTGGCAGGAGCGCTTCGCGCTCGTCACCGGCCGAGAGAACGCGGGAGGGGCCGGCCATGGCCAGCGCGCATGA
- a CDS encoding NAD(P)/FAD-dependent oxidoreductase encodes MNHHKNPIQGDKAMDQPLNRRRALLTLGAAGAAGIALTPGIANAANKVKTTARIVIAGAGAAGLAAASRLSEALDGAKITLIDARKEHFYQPGFTLVGSGIKPAGYVVSTTAEYVPAGVELVQERVAEFDPEGKKVVTESGQAHAYDFLVVATGMKLEYGLIEGMEEDLIGKNGIGSIYHSPAKAEATWQAMSAFADKGGRGVFLRPGTEMKCAGAPLKYTFITDDYLSRRGQRSKAEVVYNSNNKALFSVPIVSEKVRMLFQERGIQVNYERVLKAIDPGKRIATFNTPAGTEEQGFDFIHVIPPMRAPEPIRNSPLPWQTGAWAAEGWLEVDKGTLRHVRYRNVFGVGDIAGVPKGKTAASVKWQVPVAVDHIVAEIAGKTSDALYTGYTSCPLITRLGRAMLVEFDYQNNLVPSFPGVIAPLEELWISWVMKTMALKPTYISMLRGRA; translated from the coding sequence ATGAATCACCACAAGAACCCTATCCAAGGAGACAAGGCAATGGATCAACCGCTCAATCGGCGCCGGGCTCTTCTGACGCTTGGTGCGGCCGGCGCTGCAGGCATTGCACTTACGCCGGGCATCGCCAACGCGGCGAACAAGGTCAAGACCACGGCCCGAATCGTCATCGCAGGCGCCGGCGCCGCAGGCCTGGCAGCAGCATCGCGTCTCTCAGAAGCGCTGGACGGCGCGAAGATCACGCTGATCGACGCGCGCAAGGAGCATTTTTACCAACCAGGTTTCACGCTGGTGGGCTCGGGCATCAAGCCCGCAGGCTACGTGGTGTCCACCACCGCCGAATACGTGCCCGCCGGCGTCGAGCTGGTGCAGGAACGCGTTGCCGAGTTCGATCCGGAAGGCAAGAAGGTCGTCACGGAAAGCGGCCAGGCCCATGCATACGACTTCCTCGTCGTCGCCACCGGCATGAAGCTGGAGTACGGCCTGATCGAAGGCATGGAAGAGGACCTGATCGGCAAGAACGGCATCGGCAGCATCTACCACAGCCCGGCCAAGGCCGAAGCCACGTGGCAAGCCATGTCGGCTTTCGCCGACAAGGGCGGCCGTGGCGTCTTTCTACGCCCCGGCACCGAGATGAAGTGCGCGGGCGCGCCGCTGAAGTACACCTTCATCACGGACGACTACCTGAGCCGGCGCGGCCAGCGCAGCAAGGCGGAGGTCGTCTACAACTCGAACAACAAGGCGCTGTTCAGCGTACCCATCGTCTCGGAGAAGGTGCGCATGCTGTTCCAGGAGCGCGGCATCCAGGTGAACTACGAGCGAGTTCTCAAGGCCATCGATCCGGGCAAGCGCATCGCCACCTTCAACACGCCGGCGGGAACCGAAGAACAGGGTTTCGACTTCATCCACGTCATTCCCCCCATGCGTGCGCCCGAGCCCATCCGCAACAGCCCGCTGCCCTGGCAAACCGGCGCGTGGGCCGCCGAAGGCTGGCTGGAGGTCGACAAGGGCACGCTGCGTCATGTGCGCTACCGCAACGTTTTCGGCGTCGGTGACATCGCCGGGGTGCCCAAGGGCAAGACCGCAGCGAGCGTGAAATGGCAGGTGCCCGTCGCGGTCGACCATATCGTTGCCGAGATCGCGGGCAAGACCTCGGACGCGCTTTACACAGGCTACACCTCGTGCCCACTGATCACGCGATTGGGCCGCGCCATGCTGGTGGAGTTCGACTACCAGAACAACCTGGTGCCATCCTTCCCCGGCGTGATCGCACCGCTGGAGGAGCTGTGGATCAGTTGGGTCATGAAGACCATGGCGCTCAAGCCCACCTACATCAGCATGCTGCGCGGCCGCGCCTAA
- a CDS encoding TlpA disulfide reductase family protein, with translation MIHSVQIGPVSLPPGLVLAALVLTIALLVGNWLGRKAGVEVESRIYRGLFISAICARLGFVLQYHEAYSSTPWSVLDFRDGGWSPWAGLLAAWLYAATVVLRFPTISKPLLSGLTAASAIWIVGTVVLALPSRERQFLPDFNTLSIKGDHIALQSYVGKPTVVNLWATWCPPCRREMPVFERAQNEHLDINIVFLNQGEAPAKIQQFLAGSKLSLRNVLIDTQGEVARSMGQKGLPTTLFFNAAGRLVDVRVGEFSYPTLNQRIDALRLGHEAGGKT, from the coding sequence TTGATTCATTCCGTTCAGATCGGACCAGTGTCACTGCCGCCCGGCCTGGTCCTCGCTGCGCTCGTCCTGACAATCGCTTTGTTGGTCGGAAATTGGCTTGGGCGTAAAGCCGGAGTCGAAGTAGAGAGTCGAATCTACCGCGGTCTGTTCATCAGCGCGATCTGCGCTCGCTTGGGGTTTGTGCTCCAGTACCATGAAGCCTATTCCAGCACGCCATGGAGCGTTCTTGATTTTCGTGATGGAGGATGGTCTCCCTGGGCTGGGCTACTTGCAGCATGGCTCTATGCCGCGACGGTCGTTTTACGTTTCCCGACAATAAGCAAGCCCCTGCTGTCGGGCTTGACTGCTGCAAGTGCGATTTGGATCGTCGGAACGGTGGTCCTGGCCTTGCCGTCTCGTGAAAGGCAGTTCCTGCCGGATTTCAACACGCTCTCCATAAAGGGCGACCATATCGCGCTGCAGTCCTACGTCGGAAAGCCTACGGTGGTCAATCTATGGGCCACCTGGTGCCCACCTTGCCGGCGCGAAATGCCCGTCTTCGAGCGCGCTCAGAACGAGCATCTTGACATCAACATCGTGTTTCTCAATCAAGGGGAGGCACCGGCCAAGATCCAGCAATTTCTTGCAGGAAGCAAGCTGTCGCTACGAAATGTGTTGATTGACACGCAGGGCGAAGTTGCCCGCTCAATGGGCCAAAAAGGCCTACCAACAACCCTGTTCTTTAACGCGGCTGGACGCTTGGTCGATGTTCGCGTCGGCGAGTTTTCTTACCCAACCCTCAACCAGCGTATTGATGCGCTCAGGCTCGGTCATGAGGCTGGCGGAAAGACGTGA
- a CDS encoding DUF2857 domain-containing protein: MSAPHPLNQAVIAQALHDLRNGQLRRCKAMGFGEEELDALKHPELVSMLVNATVSWCSVSVNREVLKRLLSQVHDVEREIATVDRMLRLGASTEMVSRFYGLTHQEVALRRDILGLPKRKGRHPVLDEAQDTALWKQWKAGVTERGVALDDEVAMLALTMDLAETLNLPMSVIWSAIRNWIDQGLV; encoded by the coding sequence ATGTCCGCACCGCACCCGCTCAACCAGGCCGTCATCGCACAGGCGCTGCACGACCTGCGCAACGGGCAACTGCGACGCTGCAAGGCGATGGGCTTCGGCGAGGAAGAACTCGATGCGCTGAAGCATCCCGAACTCGTGAGCATGCTGGTCAATGCCACGGTCTCGTGGTGCTCGGTGTCGGTCAATCGCGAGGTGCTCAAGCGATTGCTGAGCCAGGTGCACGACGTGGAGCGCGAGATCGCCACGGTTGACCGCATGCTGCGCCTGGGCGCTAGCACCGAGATGGTCAGCCGCTTCTACGGCCTGACGCACCAGGAGGTGGCCCTGCGCCGCGACATACTCGGCCTGCCCAAGCGCAAGGGGCGGCATCCAGTGCTGGACGAGGCGCAGGACACGGCGTTGTGGAAGCAATGGAAGGCCGGCGTCACGGAGCGCGGCGTCGCGCTGGACGACGAGGTGGCGATGCTGGCGCTGACCATGGACCTGGCCGAGACCTTGAACCTGCCGATGTCGGTGATCTGGTCGGCGATACGCAACTGGATCGATCAGGGGCTGGTGTAG
- a CDS encoding carboxymuconolactone decarboxylase family protein: MTTTSYKNVTKQITSNLAPLRASVPQVMKSFTEMGKAAIADGALDAKTKELIALAIGIATRCDGCIGFHTKALARLGATKAEVHETLGVAVYMGGGPSAMYAANAVAAFDEFMAETPLSSLPAEQ; this comes from the coding sequence ATGACGACGACCAGCTACAAGAACGTGACGAAGCAGATCACCTCCAACCTGGCACCGCTGCGTGCCAGCGTTCCACAGGTCATGAAGAGCTTCACGGAAATGGGCAAAGCCGCCATCGCCGATGGCGCGCTGGACGCCAAAACCAAGGAACTCATTGCACTGGCGATTGGCATCGCGACGCGCTGCGACGGTTGCATCGGCTTCCACACCAAGGCCTTGGCTCGTCTGGGGGCCACGAAAGCCGAAGTGCACGAGACCCTGGGCGTGGCGGTCTACATGGGGGGTGGCCCCTCTGCGATGTACGCAGCCAACGCCGTGGCCGCCTTCGACGAGTTCATGGCTGAAACACCTCTCAGTTCGTTGCCGGCAGAGCAATAG
- a CDS encoding dihydrolipoyl dehydrogenase, which translates to MPSSITTDVAIIGAGTAGLTAFSELRRLGLSAVLIDHGPLGTTCARVGCMPSKAALHAGHQWANLRALLKEAAAPAGSATPDDLWSHARRTRDLLAGNTAKRTREVAGDRLLTGTARFTGPNTVDVNGQLIHARAFIVATGSRPVVPQALAALGDRLLTTDSLFDLDTLPGSVGMLGLGAIGLEMGLALSRLGVRLVAGDMKALPAGITDPKIGARAIEHFSGEITMWLGRPVEATARQQSIELRSGDAVEQVDVVLAALGRRPNVEGLDLQLAGVPLDARGQPVLHAKTLRAGSSLVFLAGDVSAIRPLMHEAVDEGLIAARAAAQSLGGSPLAELPPRRTPLAIVFSDPDIATVGQAYDTLNLDQTVIGSAQGDANGRSRVMGAEGNLVRLYVDRGNGRLLGAGLLATRGEHLAHLLAWAIQRGETVESLLTMPYYHPSIEEMVQSALKDASRQLKASA; encoded by the coding sequence ATGCCCTCGTCCATCACCACCGACGTTGCCATCATCGGAGCTGGCACTGCCGGTCTCACGGCTTTCAGCGAATTGCGTCGCCTCGGCCTGTCCGCCGTTCTGATCGACCATGGCCCTTTGGGCACGACCTGCGCCCGGGTGGGCTGCATGCCTTCCAAGGCAGCACTGCATGCCGGCCACCAGTGGGCCAACCTGCGCGCGCTGCTGAAAGAGGCCGCCGCACCTGCGGGCTCGGCCACTCCTGACGACTTGTGGAGCCACGCCCGCAGGACGCGCGACCTGCTCGCTGGTAACACCGCCAAGCGCACCCGCGAGGTCGCAGGAGATCGGCTTCTCACGGGAACGGCGCGTTTCACCGGTCCCAACACCGTGGACGTCAACGGCCAGCTCATTCACGCTCGGGCGTTCATCGTCGCCACCGGCTCCCGGCCGGTGGTTCCGCAGGCTCTTGCGGCGCTGGGCGATCGGCTGCTCACCACGGATAGTCTGTTCGACCTGGACACCCTTCCCGGGAGCGTCGGAATGTTGGGACTGGGCGCCATCGGGCTGGAAATGGGGTTGGCGCTGTCGCGGCTCGGGGTTCGACTGGTCGCCGGTGACATGAAGGCCTTGCCCGCAGGCATCACCGACCCCAAGATCGGTGCGCGTGCCATCGAGCACTTCAGCGGCGAGATCACCATGTGGCTGGGGCGGCCCGTCGAAGCCACTGCCCGGCAGCAATCAATCGAGCTGCGCAGCGGCGACGCTGTCGAACAAGTGGACGTCGTTCTGGCCGCACTGGGTCGCCGTCCCAATGTCGAAGGTCTGGATCTGCAACTGGCAGGCGTGCCGCTTGATGCACGCGGACAGCCGGTCCTGCATGCCAAGACCCTGCGTGCCGGCTCGTCCCTCGTGTTTCTCGCCGGTGATGTGAGTGCCATTCGGCCGCTGATGCATGAGGCCGTCGATGAAGGACTGATCGCAGCGCGTGCCGCTGCGCAATCGCTTGGTGGCTCCCCCCTTGCCGAACTCCCGCCACGCCGCACGCCGCTGGCGATCGTGTTCAGCGACCCCGACATCGCGACGGTCGGTCAAGCCTACGACACGCTGAATCTCGACCAGACCGTCATCGGCTCCGCGCAAGGCGACGCCAATGGTCGATCGCGCGTGATGGGTGCCGAAGGCAACCTCGTTCGCCTGTATGTGGACCGCGGCAATGGGCGCCTGCTAGGTGCCGGCCTGCTCGCCACGCGCGGGGAACATCTGGCCCACTTGCTGGCCTGGGCCATCCAGCGCGGGGAGACGGTCGAGAGTCTGCTGACGATGCCGTACTACCACCCCAGCATCGAGGAAATGGTGCAAAGCGCGCTCAAGGATGCAAGCCGGCAGTTGAAGGCTTCGGCATGA
- a CDS encoding DUF5368 domain-containing protein, with product MKELDPFILLAVFQEMLGPLLWILLAVVVLGLVAFVALLVREKGLVSRRLVRSEALGIVGGALALVLMAKVSSSGFTDAAGPADWFLIALVFGAGLVGSTILAYTIAGWWPARRQPAGTANAH from the coding sequence ATGAAAGAACTCGATCCCTTCATCCTGCTGGCTGTTTTCCAGGAAATGCTCGGCCCCTTGCTGTGGATTCTCCTGGCCGTCGTCGTCCTGGGCCTGGTCGCCTTCGTCGCCCTGCTGGTGCGCGAGAAAGGCCTCGTGTCACGCCGCCTGGTGCGTTCGGAGGCGCTGGGCATCGTCGGGGGAGCACTGGCTTTGGTCCTGATGGCCAAGGTGTCTTCCTCGGGCTTCACCGATGCCGCCGGCCCGGCCGACTGGTTCTTGATCGCCCTGGTGTTCGGTGCCGGCCTGGTCGGATCGACCATATTGGCCTACACCATCGCTGGCTGGTGGCCTGCTCGGCGGCAGCCGGCCGGCACCGCAAACGCCCATTGA